In a genomic window of Xylophilus rhododendri:
- the lplT gene encoding lysophospholipid transporter LplT has protein sequence MKRGFFTIMSAQFFSSLADNALFVAAVELLRTSGAAEWQRAALVPMFALFYVVLAPFVGAFADARPKGRVMFYSNAIKVVGCLMMLFGAHPLAAYAIVGLGAAAYSPAKYGILTELLPASQLVKANGWIEGLTIGSIILGVLFGGQLVGHQVSGFLLGFDLPYFDTGIDTPPEAAILVLIFIYALAAWFNTRIPDTGVQMRPLRKDPSRSMWCNALELLPDFWTCNSRLWRDRLGQISLSTTTLFWGVSGNLRYIVLAWSAAALGYGTTKASSLVGVVAVGTAVGAVLASMRMRLDMATRVIPLGICMGVLVIFMNFITNVWLAAPFLILLGGIGGFLVVPMNALLQHRGHNLMGAGRSIAVQNFNEQACILGLGAFYSVSTKFGLSAFGAITAFGVVVAGMMWMIMRWHQNNLKRYPEEVDHLLQIARHDDHH, from the coding sequence ATGAAACGCGGTTTCTTCACGATCATGTCGGCGCAGTTCTTCTCGTCGCTGGCAGACAACGCGCTATTCGTCGCTGCCGTCGAACTGCTCCGCACCTCCGGTGCCGCCGAATGGCAGCGCGCCGCATTGGTTCCCATGTTCGCCCTGTTCTACGTGGTGCTCGCACCCTTCGTGGGGGCGTTCGCGGATGCCCGGCCGAAGGGGCGCGTCATGTTCTACAGCAACGCGATCAAGGTGGTGGGCTGCCTGATGATGCTGTTCGGCGCGCACCCCCTGGCGGCCTACGCCATCGTGGGCCTGGGCGCTGCGGCCTATTCGCCGGCCAAGTACGGCATCCTCACCGAGCTGCTGCCGGCTTCGCAGCTGGTCAAGGCCAACGGCTGGATCGAGGGGCTGACCATCGGCTCCATCATCCTGGGCGTGCTCTTCGGCGGCCAGCTGGTGGGGCACCAGGTCTCGGGCTTCCTGCTGGGCTTCGACCTGCCCTACTTCGACACCGGCATCGACACGCCGCCCGAGGCCGCCATCCTGGTGCTGATCTTCATCTACGCCCTGGCCGCCTGGTTCAACACCCGCATCCCCGACACCGGCGTGCAGATGCGTCCGCTGCGCAAGGATCCGAGCCGCAGCATGTGGTGCAACGCGCTCGAACTGCTGCCCGATTTCTGGACCTGCAACTCCCGCCTGTGGCGCGACCGGCTGGGCCAGATCTCGCTGTCGACCACCACGCTGTTCTGGGGCGTGTCGGGCAATCTGCGCTACATCGTGCTGGCCTGGAGCGCGGCGGCGCTGGGCTACGGCACGACCAAGGCTTCGTCGCTGGTCGGCGTGGTCGCCGTGGGCACCGCCGTGGGTGCGGTGCTGGCCTCGATGCGCATGCGCCTGGACATGGCCACGCGGGTGATTCCGCTGGGCATCTGCATGGGGGTGCTGGTCATCTTCATGAACTTCATCACCAATGTCTGGCTGGCGGCGCCCTTCCTGATCCTGCTGGGCGGCATCGGCGGCTTCCTGGTGGTGCCGATGAACGCGCTGCTGCAGCACCGCGGCCACAACCTGATGGGCGCCGGCCGCTCCATCGCCGTGCAAAACTTCAACGAGCAGGCCTGCATCCTGGGCCTGGGCGCCTTCTACAGCGTGTCGACCAAGTTCGGCCTGTCGGCCTTCGGTGCGATCACCGCCTTCGGCGTGGTGGTGGCCGGCATGATGTGGATGATCATGCGCTGGCACCAGAACAACCTCAAACGCTACCCCGAGGAAGTCGACCACCTGCTGCAGATCGCGCGCCACGACGACCACCACTGA
- a CDS encoding PLP-dependent aminotransferase family protein, with amino-acid sequence MHAALFGATIRRRAGRQARREADRSFNHVVPFMLSLTDIEDSPTEVSKMESVCDALAADFSRDNCYRSAHLSMTASENYPSKFVRAMGGAMQGAFYEFAPPYSTAEGEWHFPDSGAQAALVQKLAQLGCQMFQAQTFDWRPNGGAAAEQAVLLGTCSRGDAFVHFGHQDGGHSSLEELARKIGIGIFHIPVQEDSLLIDVQRLAELLAAQPEIKLVILDQSFKLRWQPLAEIREIMPPTVTLAYDASHDGGLILGGVLPQPLAAGADIVLGNTHKTIPGPQKGYVAFFNARHPVLKPVSDWICPYMQSNSHAELLVPFYMALVEISLFGRPYAQQIVKNAKALALCMHAEGLRVVGESFGYTETHQVLVSIGSPGEALHAAAHLLALAGIRCNNIEIPGSGGRHGLRFGVQALTRRGIQEIDMAVIARFIARVLVRKEPPELVRNEVALFLRSFPLHPLAFSLDSQYEEPHAIRLREEVAA; translated from the coding sequence TTGCATGCCGCGCTATTTGGGGCAACCATCCGCCGCCGCGCCGGGCGCCAAGCCCGCCGCGAGGCGGATCGTTCATTCAACCATGTGGTGCCATTTATGCTGTCTCTTACCGATATTGAGGATTCTCCCACCGAAGTTTCCAAAATGGAATCCGTCTGCGATGCCCTCGCGGCGGATTTTTCCCGTGATAACTGCTACCGCTCGGCGCATTTGAGCATGACCGCCAGCGAGAATTATCCGAGCAAATTCGTGCGTGCCATGGGCGGCGCGATGCAGGGCGCGTTCTATGAATTCGCCCCGCCATACTCCACTGCCGAAGGCGAATGGCATTTTCCGGATTCGGGTGCGCAGGCGGCGCTGGTGCAGAAGCTGGCGCAACTCGGCTGCCAGATGTTCCAGGCCCAAACCTTCGACTGGCGCCCCAATGGCGGCGCGGCGGCCGAGCAGGCGGTGCTGCTGGGCACCTGCTCGCGCGGCGATGCCTTCGTGCATTTCGGCCACCAGGATGGCGGCCATTCCTCGCTGGAGGAACTCGCGCGCAAGATCGGCATCGGCATTTTCCATATTCCGGTGCAGGAAGATAGCCTGCTGATCGATGTCCAGCGCCTGGCCGAATTGCTCGCCGCGCAACCCGAAATAAAACTGGTGATACTCGACCAGTCCTTCAAGCTGCGCTGGCAGCCGCTGGCGGAAATCCGCGAAATCATGCCGCCCACCGTGACTTTGGCCTATGACGCCAGCCACGATGGCGGGCTGATTTTGGGCGGTGTATTGCCGCAGCCGCTGGCGGCCGGCGCGGATATCGTGCTCGGTAATACCCATAAGACGATTCCGGGGCCGCAAAAGGGTTATGTGGCGTTTTTCAATGCGCGGCATCCGGTGCTCAAGCCGGTATCCGACTGGATCTGCCCCTATATGCAGAGTAATTCCCATGCCGAATTGCTGGTGCCGTTCTATATGGCATTGGTCGAAATATCGCTTTTCGGCAGGCCGTATGCGCAGCAGATCGTCAAGAACGCGAAGGCGCTGGCCTTGTGCATGCATGCGGAGGGCTTGCGGGTGGTGGGCGAATCCTTCGGCTATACCGAGACGCACCAGGTGCTGGTCTCCATCGGCAGCCCGGGCGAGGCGCTGCATGCGGCGGCGCACCTGCTGGCGCTGGCGGGCATACGCTGCAACAACATCGAGATTCCCGGCTCGGGCGGCCGGCATGGCCTGCGCTTCGGCGTGCAGGCCCTGACGCGGCGCGGCATCCAGGAGATCGACATGGCGGTCATCGCCCGTTTCATCGCCCGGGTGCTGGTGCGCAAGGAGCCGCCGGAACTGGTGCGCAACGAGGTGGCGCTCTTCCTGCGCAGCTTTCCGCTGCATCCGCTGGCCTTTTCGCTGGACAGCCAGTATGAGGAGCCGCATGCGATACGGCTGCGGGAAGAGGTTGCCGCCTGA
- a CDS encoding PA2169 family four-helix-bundle protein has translation MSARDDVIDTLNDLIETSHDGEYGFRELAERAQAPELKQTFQRRAEEIRASVSDLEQAVTTQGGTPEDGGTASGALHRGWVAVRSKLTTATDLSLLEEAERGEDSALARYRKAAQKDLPAPVRALVEQQLQGVQRNHDQIKLLRDRQKQMS, from the coding sequence ATGAGCGCACGCGACGATGTCATCGACACCCTCAACGACCTGATCGAAACCTCGCACGACGGCGAATACGGCTTCCGCGAACTGGCCGAACGCGCCCAGGCACCGGAACTCAAGCAGACCTTCCAGCGCCGCGCCGAAGAGATCCGCGCTTCGGTGAGCGACCTGGAGCAGGCCGTCACCACCCAGGGCGGCACTCCCGAGGACGGCGGCACCGCCAGCGGCGCACTGCACCGCGGCTGGGTGGCCGTGCGCAGCAAGCTCACCACCGCCACCGACCTGAGCCTGCTCGAAGAAGCCGAACGCGGCGAAGACAGCGCCCTGGCGCGCTACCGCAAGGCCGCCCAGAAGGACCTGCCGGCACCGGTGCGTGCCCTGGTCGAACAGCAGCTGCAGGGCGTGCAGCGCAACCACGACCAGATCAAGCTGCTGCGCGACCGCCAGAAGCAGATGTCCTGA
- a CDS encoding nucleoside recognition domain-containing protein, translating into MVINLVWLGFFLVAIVTALARFLGGDAEVFARLVAALFDAARSGFDIALGLTGVMALWLGFLKVGERAGLVEGLARRVAPLLRAVFPGVPAGHPAQGAMTMNLSANLLGLDNAATPLGLSAMRELQTLNPRPHTASDAQIMFMVLNTAGLTLVPTAVIAVRQSIAMQQKVAHFDAAAIFLPTLLVTGVSCLAGFLAVAACQGFALWRPRWWLPLLGLAAGGGVLLWALSRLPSAQLAQAAGVAGAACILGLVAMFLAVGAWRRVPVYEVFVEGAKEGFGVAVQIVPYLVAMLCAIALFRAAGCMDALMGAIGSAASALGLDTRFLPALPVGLMKILSGSGARALMVDVMTTYGVDSFPARLAAIMQGSTETTFYVLAVYGGSAGLRDTRHALGCALVADAVGLVAAIGIGYLFFG; encoded by the coding sequence ATGGTCATCAACCTGGTCTGGCTCGGTTTCTTCCTGGTGGCCATCGTCACCGCCCTGGCGCGTTTCCTGGGCGGCGACGCCGAGGTCTTCGCCCGCCTGGTGGCCGCCCTGTTCGACGCGGCGCGCAGCGGCTTCGACATCGCCCTGGGGCTGACCGGCGTGATGGCGCTGTGGCTGGGCTTCCTGAAGGTGGGCGAACGCGCCGGCCTGGTCGAGGGCCTGGCGCGGCGTGTCGCGCCGCTGCTGCGCGCCGTGTTCCCCGGCGTGCCTGCGGGCCATCCGGCCCAGGGCGCGATGACCATGAACCTGTCGGCCAACCTGCTCGGCCTGGACAACGCCGCCACGCCGCTGGGCCTGTCGGCCATGCGCGAGCTGCAGACCCTCAACCCGCGCCCGCACACCGCCAGCGACGCCCAGATCATGTTCATGGTGCTCAACACCGCCGGCCTGACCCTGGTGCCGACCGCGGTCATCGCCGTGCGCCAGAGCATCGCCATGCAGCAGAAGGTGGCGCATTTCGATGCCGCCGCCATCTTCCTGCCGACGCTGCTGGTCACCGGTGTCTCCTGTCTGGCCGGCTTCCTCGCCGTGGCCGCCTGCCAGGGCTTCGCGCTGTGGCGCCCGCGCTGGTGGCTGCCGCTGCTGGGCCTGGCCGCCGGCGGCGGCGTCTTGCTGTGGGCCTTGTCGAGACTGCCGAGCGCGCAGCTGGCACAGGCCGCGGGTGTGGCCGGCGCGGCCTGCATCCTGGGCCTGGTGGCGATGTTCCTGGCCGTCGGCGCCTGGCGGCGGGTGCCGGTCTACGAGGTGTTCGTGGAAGGCGCCAAGGAGGGCTTCGGCGTGGCGGTGCAGATCGTCCCCTACCTGGTCGCCATGCTCTGCGCGATCGCCCTGTTCCGCGCCGCCGGCTGCATGGATGCGCTGATGGGCGCGATCGGCTCGGCCGCATCCGCGCTGGGGCTGGACACCCGCTTCCTGCCCGCCCTGCCGGTGGGGCTGATGAAGATCCTGTCGGGCTCGGGCGCCCGGGCATTGATGGTCGATGTGATGACGACCTATGGCGTCGATTCCTTCCCCGCCCGCCTGGCCGCCATCATGCAGGGCTCCACCGAGACCACCTTCTACGTGCTGGCGGTCTACGGCGGCAGCGCCGGCCTGCGCGACACACGCCATGCGCTGGGCTGCGCGCTGGTGGCCGATGCGGTGGGGCTGGTGGCCGCCATCGGCATCGGCTACCTGTTCTTCGGCTGA
- a CDS encoding alpha/beta fold hydrolase yields the protein MSDTTLSHVAALPFVFDAAADDSAQEAIAALQARTVRETAEVDGCPVVFRRIGNGPPLLLLHGGHGSWLHWVRNVDALSARHTLWLADMPGYGDSGVPEGAQTLENIVGVLGRAVDQLLGESTALDIAGFSFGGLCAATLAAARPQVRRVALLGPGGHGLPRRERLGMLNWKDLPPGPERDARLHHNLAALMLHEPAHIDAMALALHRSACVNTRWRSKGLSRRALLPDALEILSQRQVPVLLAWGEHDVTAVPTQAGPALLAGASQMELVIVPNAGHWLQYEAADATDRLLLDWFAPA from the coding sequence ATGTCCGACACGACCCTCTCCCACGTAGCCGCGCTGCCCTTTGTTTTCGATGCCGCCGCAGACGACAGCGCGCAGGAGGCCATCGCGGCCCTGCAGGCGCGCACCGTCCGCGAGACGGCCGAGGTGGACGGCTGCCCGGTGGTCTTTCGGCGCATCGGCAACGGTCCGCCGCTGCTGCTGCTGCACGGCGGCCACGGCAGCTGGCTGCACTGGGTGCGCAACGTCGATGCCCTCTCGGCGCGCCACACCCTGTGGCTGGCCGACATGCCGGGTTATGGCGACTCCGGCGTGCCCGAAGGTGCGCAGACGCTGGAGAACATCGTCGGTGTGCTCGGCCGGGCGGTAGATCAGCTGCTGGGCGAATCGACCGCGCTGGACATCGCCGGCTTCTCCTTCGGCGGCCTGTGCGCGGCGACGTTGGCCGCGGCGCGGCCGCAGGTGCGGCGTGTCGCCCTGCTGGGCCCGGGCGGCCACGGCCTGCCGCGGCGCGAGCGGCTGGGCATGCTCAACTGGAAGGACCTGCCGCCGGGGCCGGAGCGCGACGCGCGCCTGCACCACAACCTGGCGGCGCTGATGCTGCACGAGCCCGCGCACATCGATGCCATGGCGCTGGCGCTGCACCGGTCGGCCTGCGTCAACACCCGCTGGCGCAGCAAGGGCCTGTCGCGCCGCGCGCTGCTGCCGGATGCGCTGGAGATCCTGTCGCAGCGCCAGGTGCCGGTGCTGCTGGCCTGGGGCGAGCACGACGTCACCGCCGTTCCCACGCAGGCCGGTCCGGCGCTGCTGGCCGGCGCCAGCCAGATGGAACTGGTCATCGTGCCCAATGCGGGCCACTGGCTGCAGTACGAGGCGGCGGACGCCACCGACCGGCTGTTGCTGGACTGGTTCGCGCCGGCCTGA